The region CGGCCCCGGTGCAGGGTGCGGGAGATCACCGAATCCTGATGCAGGGACGCCACCGTCGACGGATCGGCGTACAGCGGTGCGGGCAGCCGGATCGCCTCTGCGCGCAGTGCGTCGGCGCAGTGGCTGAGGATGTAGTCGGCACCCGTCTGGTAGGTGATCGTGGACATGGCGCCGTCGAGCTGGACCACCGCACGGCACGTCGCCGCGCCGGGTGTCAGAGCCGTCGCGACCGCAACCTGTTCTGGGCCCCACGTGAACCCCAGCGTGTCGGTCGGCGACAGCCGCCTGGTCAGCAGTGCCGCCGCGGCGCGACCGACGCCGGCGAAATCCGCCGGGGTGGCCGAGGCCCCGACATCGACGCCACGACCGGCGACGACGGCCTCGGTCAGGCCGAATCTGCGTTCGAGCTCCCGCTCTTCGGCTGCGTGCAGTTCGTCCTCGGCGTGCGGCGGCACGAGGACCTCGATACGCACCAGCCCGTCCGCCTTCGCCCTGGCAACGAGCCGACCCGCGGTGGGCCGGGAGACACCGAGGCGGGCGGCGATCTCGGCCTGCGTCAATCCGTCCAGGTAGTAGAGGGTGGCGGCACGCAGGGCCAAGCGCAGTTCCTCCGGCGAGCGCTCCCGCGATCGAGCATGCGGCCGCATCCGCGCACCAGCGCCGCTGCCGTTGGTGATCGCTCTGGGCATGCAGTCGCCTTCAGTGCCGTGTCTGAGCAGATGCTCAGGGGTGCGTAATTATGCTCATCACGTTAACATGACAGTGTGACCTACACAACATTCTTTTCGAACCACGGCATGACGGCCGCGGTGCAGAGCTCATGAAGGTCAACCAGTCCACGCTCGCCCAGCTTCCGGTCTCCGTCCCGACCTACGACCGCAATGAAATCGGCATCGGGATAGTTCATTTCGGCGTCGGCGGGTTCCACCGGGCGCACCAGGCGATGTATGTGGACAAGTTGCTGGAGAACGGTCTCGCGCGGGAGTGGGGTATCTGCGGTGTCGGGGTGATGCCGGCCGACCGCCGGATGAAAGCGGCGCTGGACGCGCAGGACGGCCTCTACACGCTGATCCTGCGGAACCCGGACGGGTCCCGCGACGTCCGGGTGATCGGCTCGATCCTGAACTACCTCTACGCCCCCGACGATCCGGAGGCGGTGATCGAGCTGCTGGCCGCCCCGACCACCCGGATCGTCTCGATGACCATCACCGAGGGTGGCTACCAGATCGAGAATGCCGGCGACGTCTCGGTTTTCGGCTTGGTCACCGAAGCGCTGTCGCGGCGCAGAGCCCGCGGGATCGCCTCGCCGACGATCGTGTCGTGCGACAACATCGAGGGTAACGGCGACATCGCCCGCCGGGCGTTCTCCGGCTATGCCGACAGGTCGCACCCGGGTCTGTCGGAGTGGATGGCCGAACACACCACGTTCCCGAACTCGATGGTGGACCGCATCACGCCCGTCACGACGCCCGACGTCATCTCCGGACTGGCCGACGAACTCGGCGTCGAGGACGAGTGGCCGGTGGTCGCCGAACCCTTCACGGCATGGGTTCTCGAGGACGACTTCGTCTCCGGCCGGCCGCCTTTCGAGCAGGTCGGCGTGTTGATGGTCGACGACGTCACCCCCTACGAGTTGATGAAGCTGCGCCTGCTCAACGCGAGCCATCAGGGCCTGTGCTACTTCGCATACCTGGCCGGCTACCGGCTCGTGCACGAGGCCGCAGCGGACCCACTGTTCGCCGACTTCCTGATGGACTACATGGATTCGGAGGGCACGCCCACCCTCAAACCGGTGCCGGGCATCGACCTGGCCGACTACAAGCGCACACTCATCGAACGCTTCGCCAATCCCGGTGTGCGAGACACCGTCGCCCGGCTGTGCGCCGACAGTTCTGATCGCATCCCGAAGTGGCTGCTGCCGGTGATCCGCGCGAACCTCGGCGCGGATCGGCCCGTGCGCCTGTCGGCGGCGATCGTGGCGAGCTGGGCGCGCTACGCTGAGGCGGTCGATGAGCAGGGCGAGCCGATCGAGGTGGTCGACCAGCTCGCCGACTCCCTGATCCCGATCGCCCGGTCGCAGCGTGAGCATCCGCTGGCATTCATCGAGAACGAGGCGTTGTTCGGCGATCTCGCCCAGCAGCCGCGGTTCGTCGATGCCTACCGGTGGGCTCTGGAGTCCCTGCACCGGGACGGCGCACGGGCAACCCTCGAGGCGCTCCGGCGGGACCACGGATGAATCGCGCGCTGATCATCGGCGAGGCGCTGATCGACGTCGTCCAGCGCGAAGGTCGGCCGAGTTCCGAGCACGTCGGCGGAAGCCCGTTGAACGTCGCGGTCGGTTTGTCGCGGCTCGAGCGCGACGTCGACTTCCTCACGTCCATCGGCGACGACAGCCGCGGTCGCCGGATCGCCGATTACGTGGCCGCCGCGGGTGTCCATCTGCTGGACGGCAGCGTCGCCGCACGGCGCACACCGGTGGCGCGGGCCGTGCTCGACGCGGCCGGCTCGGCGACCTACGAGTTCGACATCGACTGGCATCTGGACGGTGCGCCGGACGTCGATGCGCCGGTGGTGGTGCACACCGGGTCGATCGCCACCGTCCTCGAGCCGGGTTGCCGCACCGTCGCCGCCCTCCTCGACGCCTATCGCGGGTCGGCCACGATCAGCTTCGACCCGAACGTGCGTGCGGCGCTGATCACCGACCACGGTCGGACAAGGACGCAGATCGAGCGGCTCGTGGCACGCAGCGATGTCGTCAAGGCCAGCGACGAAGATCTTCGGTGGCTCGCCCCGGACAGCACGCCGGAGGACGTGGCGCAGCGCTGGTCCATGACAGGTCCGGCAGTGGTGGTGGTCACCATGGGCGGCGACGGAGCGTTCGCGGTGTCCGCGGCGGGGTCGGTACGCGTGCCCGCCCGCCCGGTACAGGTGGTCGACACCGTCGGGGCCGGCGACTCCTTCATGGCCGGGCTGATCGACGCGCTGTGGTCACTCGACCTGCTCGGAGCCGAGCGCAGGGAGCAGCTTCGCGCCATCGACCTCGACCGGCTCGCGGCCTCGGTGGAAGCCGCAGTCCTGAGTTCGGCCCTGACGGTGGAACAGGCCGGGGCTGTGCTGCCCGACCGCGCCACTCGCGACGCCGCTGCTCTGGAGTCACATCGCGGTCGTGGGCGCGAAGATCCCCCGGCGGCCAGCTGACTCACAGCCCCCGGCGGTTTCAAAAACCGGCGCCGAGGTAATCCCGCGGTGAGGCTCATACCGGAGCCGGAACCGCGATTCGAACGAAGGAGGCGCATATGGGCGCCGATGACAAGGCCAGCAACAAGATCGACGACCTCGGCGGCAAGGCCAAAGAAGGCCTCGGCAAGCTGACGGGCGACGAGAGCAAAGAGAACGAAGGCAAGGTCGACCAGGCGAAGTCGAGCCTGAAGGACGCCGGCGAGAAGGTCAAGGACGCCTTCAAGAAGTAAGTCCCCTACGACAGAGGGCCCGCCACCACCCGGTGGCGGGCCCTCTGCCGTCGCGAGCACTGCACGAGTGTCGCGCGGCAGAAATTGACGCGCGATGCAGCACTGAGCTATCGATCGGTTGTTTGCCTACAACGCTGAACACCCGTATAGACTGCGATCGCCGAAGACAGCAGGCAACACTACGCGGAGGGCGATCGCCCCTTCGCCGGGGGACGAAGGGTATCGCCATGGGTCGGCACAGCATCTCGTATTTTGAAGAGCAGCAGGGGCTTTCGCCTCGCGACTCGACCTCCGGAACAGCGCTCCACATCGGCCGGGTGGGACTGCTGGCCGTCGCGCTGGGGATCGGGGCCGCGGTCGCGGGCGGTGCGGGCGTCGCCCACGCTGAAACCTCGGGCGGCAACGCCGGCGGGGACCACGCGACACATACGGCGACCAAACAGTCGTCGGTGCAGAGGTCGGCCGGGCGGGCGCACACGAACTCGACACGCAGCGAGAAGGCGTCGAGCGACGCCGGCACCACGAGGGGCTTCGGGACCACCAGGGACACCGACACCACGAGGGACGCCGACACCAAGAGCGACGCCGACACCAAGAGCGACGCCGACACCAGGAGCAGCGGCCACCAGGCCGCCGATGACCCGGCAGCGGTGCCGCGGTCGATCTCGCGCGGACCACGGAAGATCACGGCGGCACCGGTGCAACTCGACCCCGGCACGGTCGAGAAGCCGCTCGCCCTGCCGACGCCGGCGCCGCAAACGGGCGACGCGCCGGCAGCACCCAAGCCGACCGTGCTCGGCGTGCTGCAACTGGTCGGCCGAAAGATCGAGGAGAGCTTCGCCCACGCGGTGCCGGCGGCGTCGTCGGCCTCGAGAACCGCAGCCGTCGCACCTGCGGTCCCCGCCCCCACCGACGAGGCCGCCACCCAGTACGGCGACATCGGCAAGTGGATGCTGCAGCCCAACGGGCAGATATCGGACTACGGCGGTCAGCTGTATGACGGCAAGACGCTGCTGGAACCGGTCAACGTGGTCATCGTCGACCCGACGTCGACCAACCCGCTGCAGGCCACGTGGAGGCTCAACGCCGCGATGCGGGCGTCCGGGTTCCCCGCGCAGGCCATCCACAGCTCGGGCTTCAAGGGCATCATCGACGACAAGACCTACCGGCAGCAGCCGATGGGCTTCCTCCGTGGCTATTCGGACAACTTCTTCGTGCTGCCGAACAACCACGGGCGCATCTTCGGACCCGATCCGGTGGAGACCAGCAGCGGGTACGTCTGGAGCGGCGCGTTCAGCCGCGAGGAATGGGGCACCTACAACGGGCGGCCCGCGCATCTCTATGTCTCGTCGAACATCGCCCGAGACGCACTGGCGATGAACCTGGTGGCCAGCGGCCGCGCGACCTACGGCGGACTCGTCCCGCTGGACAACGCCTACAACACCGACACCACGACGACCGGTGACCACGACGGCTACGCCGTTGTGCTGATCCTGAGCTAGGGGCTCTCCCCTTCGGGGGTAAGTGGGCGAATCAGTACGGCTCTTCGTCACCAGGTGTGACAATCGCATGGGGTGCCGGAAGCGCTAAGCCCACGAGAGGTCCAGGCTCATGAAACTCCGCTCCCTGCTGCCAACGCACCGCACTCCCGACAGCCGCATACTGGCGACGACGCTGATCCCCATCCTGGCTGCGGGCACCTGCCTACCGTCGGCACACGCAGAGCCCGGACAAGCGGACCTGGCGAAACCCTTCTCGGAGGCCGGCGGCCCGTTCGTCGGTCAATGGCGCGCCCACCGGGAGAGTCTCACCATCAACGCCGACGGCAGCGCCGTCGAGACCACCGACGCGGGCACAGTGAACTTCCGGCTCACCTTCGTGCAGGGCCCACCGTCGCAGCCGGACACCACCGCCGAAGGCAACCTGCCCGACGGCGGATATGCGGCGGCCACGCTCGTCGACGGCGGTCGCGGTCTGACCCTGTCCATCGCCAACGGCGACAACGGGTTTGCGTTCTGCAAGATAGTCAATGGCGGCTATGCGAACAGCGACGACTGCGGGGCGTGAATCGAAACGCGGGCAGGCCTCCACCAGCGCATCAGCGCTGAGGAGGTTTGGCGGTGGCGGAGGGATTTGAACCCTCGGACGGGGGTTACCCGTCACACGCTTTCGAGGCGTGCTCCTTAGGCCGCTCGGACACGCCACCGTGTGGCAGCTTACCGAGGGACGGCTCGGGAACCCAAACCGACCGCCGAGTCAGCGCTGCCGCGCGAAGAAGTCCTCCAGCAGCGCGGCGCATTCGGCGGCCAGCACTCCCCCGCGCACTTGCGGCCGGTGCGTCAGCCGCCGGTCGCGCACCACGTCCCACAGGGAGCCGACCGCGCCCGTCTTCGACTCCCAGGCGCCGAAGACCAGCCGCGACACCCGCGCCATCACCAGCGCGCCGGCGCACATCGTGCACGGCTCGACGGTCACCGCCAGCGTCGTGCCCTCCAAGCGCCAGCCGTCGCCGAGCACCTCTGCGGCCGCTCGCAACGCCAGGATCTCGGCGTGCGCCGTCGGGTCGGCGAGTTCCTCGCGACGATTCGCCGCGCGGGCCAACTCGGTTCCGTCCGCCGCGACGACGACCGCGCCGATCGGCACGTCGCGCGGGCCCGCACCCCGGGCCGCCTCGAGCGCCGCCCGGATCAGGTCCTCGTCGCTCACCTGCCCAAACGGTCCAGCACCGCCGACAGCTCGTCGGCGAAACCCATCTCCCGCGCGATCCGGCCCACCTGCTCGTCGGCGTAGAGGTCATCACTCTCGTCCAAGATCACCCCGAGCACCGCCTCCGGCAGACCCACGTCCGACAGCACGCCGAGGTCACCCTCCTCGAACGGGTCGCAGCGTTCGAGCTCCTCTTCGTCGATGTCGGCGTCGAGCTTCTCGAGCACTTCGGCGGCGATGTCGTAATCCAGTGCGGCCGTCGCATCCGACAGCAGCAACCGGGTGCCCGACGGAGCGGGCCGCACGATGACGAAGAACTCGTCGTCGATGTCCAGCAGCCCGAAAACCGCACCGGCGCTGCGTAACTCACGCAACTCCGTCTCGGCGGCGGTCAGGCTCGTCAAGGTCGCGGGTCGCATCGCGGTGCATCGCCACTTGCCGTCCTCGCGGACGACCGCCACAGCGAAGCCGTCCGGCACATCCACCGCCCGCTCCTGCGCCTGTGCGCGTTGCGCTCCCATGACAGGTAACGGTAGTCCCCCACCATGGCCTTGACCAGCGAGTCCGCGCCTCCTGCACGTCGGGTGCGGCGGCCGGTGTGCCAACCTTGAACAGTGGGGAAGACACCGGTGTGCGTGGTCGGGCTCGGGCTCATCGGCGGCTCGCTCATGCGCGCCGCGAAGGCAGCCGGCCGGGACGTGTTCGGGTACAACCGCTCGATCGAGGGCGTCGAGGCGGCGCGGTTCGACGGCTTCGACGTCACGGCCAGCCTGGACGAAGCGCTCACCCGGGCCGCCGAGTCCGACGCGCTGGTGGTTCTCGCCGTCCCGGTGCCCGCGCTGCCGCTGATGCTGCGCCACGTGCGCGACACCGCACCGGACTGCGCCCTGACCGACGTCACCAGCGTCAAGGGCGCGGTGCTCGACGAGGTCCGCAAGGTGGGTTTGCTCGGCCGTTTCGTCGGCGGTCACCCGATGACCGGCACCGCCTACTCCGGGTGGTCGGCGGGCAACGCCGGGCTGTTCCACAACGCGCCGTGGGTGATCAGTGTCGACGACCACGTCGACGCCCAGGTGTGGGCGGAGGTGATGCACCTCGCGCTGGACTGCCGCGCCATCGTGGTCCCCGCCCGCTCGGACGAGCACGATGCCGCCGCCGCGACGATCTCGCACCTGCCGCACCTGCTGGCCGAGGCGCTGGCCGCCACGGCCGGCGACGTGCCGCTGGCGTTCGCGCTGGCCGCCGGCTCGTTCCGGGACGGCACCCGGGTGGCGGCGACCGCGCCCGACCTGGTGCGGGCGATGTGCGAGGCCAACCGGGAGCAGCTGCTGCCCGTCCTCGACAAGGCGCTCACGCTGCTGGTCAACGCCCGGCGCCACCTCGCCAACGACGAGCCCGTGGTCGAGCTGGTCGAGGCGGGTCACGCGGCCCGGATCCGCTACGACAGCTTCAGCAGGCCCCAGATCGTCACCGTCGCGATCGGCGAAGAAGGATGGCGCGACGAGCTCGCGGCCCTCGGGCGCGCGGGCGGGGTGATCAGATCCGCTCTGCCAGTCCTGGGTAGTCGAGGATGAAACCTTCGGAGTCGACGGTGATCGTGGTCTCGGCGACCGGCGACTTGAGGCTGATGCCGTCGGCGCCC is a window of Mycolicibacterium chubuense NBB4 DNA encoding:
- a CDS encoding sugar-binding transcriptional regulator; protein product: MRPHARSRERSPEELRLALRAATLYYLDGLTQAEIAARLGVSRPTAGRLVARAKADGLVRIEVLVPPHAEDELHAAEERELERRFGLTEAVVAGRGVDVGASATPADFAGVGRAAAALLTRRLSPTDTLGFTWGPEQVAVATALTPGAATCRAVVQLDGAMSTITYQTGADYILSHCADALRAEAIRLPAPLYADPSTVASLHQDSVISRTLHRGRRAEMMLFGVGAVSMSTTLFEGSFLDTAMLDELVTLGAVGEIGGRFFDADGVPVETELLQRVISVPLQDIRDCPKTILIASGATKHAAVLGALRGGLARLLVCDIDCARWLLGHDK
- a CDS encoding nucleoside deaminase, which encodes MSDEDLIRAALEAARGAGPRDVPIGAVVVAADGTELARAANRREELADPTAHAEILALRAAAEVLGDGWRLEGTTLAVTVEPCTMCAGALVMARVSRLVFGAWESKTGAVGSLWDVVRDRRLTHRPQVRGGVLAAECAALLEDFFARQR
- a CDS encoding mannitol dehydrogenase family protein encodes the protein MKVNQSTLAQLPVSVPTYDRNEIGIGIVHFGVGGFHRAHQAMYVDKLLENGLAREWGICGVGVMPADRRMKAALDAQDGLYTLILRNPDGSRDVRVIGSILNYLYAPDDPEAVIELLAAPTTRIVSMTITEGGYQIENAGDVSVFGLVTEALSRRRARGIASPTIVSCDNIEGNGDIARRAFSGYADRSHPGLSEWMAEHTTFPNSMVDRITPVTTPDVISGLADELGVEDEWPVVAEPFTAWVLEDDFVSGRPPFEQVGVLMVDDVTPYELMKLRLLNASHQGLCYFAYLAGYRLVHEAAADPLFADFLMDYMDSEGTPTLKPVPGIDLADYKRTLIERFANPGVRDTVARLCADSSDRIPKWLLPVIRANLGADRPVRLSAAIVASWARYAEAVDEQGEPIEVVDQLADSLIPIARSQREHPLAFIENEALFGDLAQQPRFVDAYRWALESLHRDGARATLEALRRDHG
- a CDS encoding CsbD family protein, which produces MGADDKASNKIDDLGGKAKEGLGKLTGDESKENEGKVDQAKSSLKDAGEKVKDAFKK
- a CDS encoding tRNA adenosine deaminase-associated protein, whose translation is MGAQRAQAQERAVDVPDGFAVAVVREDGKWRCTAMRPATLTSLTAAETELRELRSAGAVFGLLDIDDEFFVIVRPAPSGTRLLLSDATAALDYDIAAEVLEKLDADIDEEELERCDPFEEGDLGVLSDVGLPEAVLGVILDESDDLYADEQVGRIAREMGFADELSAVLDRLGR
- a CDS encoding prephenate dehydrogenase, which encodes MCVVGLGLIGGSLMRAAKAAGRDVFGYNRSIEGVEAARFDGFDVTASLDEALTRAAESDALVVLAVPVPALPLMLRHVRDTAPDCALTDVTSVKGAVLDEVRKVGLLGRFVGGHPMTGTAYSGWSAGNAGLFHNAPWVISVDDHVDAQVWAEVMHLALDCRAIVVPARSDEHDAAAATISHLPHLLAEALAATAGDVPLAFALAAGSFRDGTRVAATAPDLVRAMCEANREQLLPVLDKALTLLVNARRHLANDEPVVELVEAGHAARIRYDSFSRPQIVTVAIGEEGWRDELAALGRAGGVIRSALPVLGSRG
- a CDS encoding carbohydrate kinase family protein, with the protein product MNRALIIGEALIDVVQREGRPSSEHVGGSPLNVAVGLSRLERDVDFLTSIGDDSRGRRIADYVAAAGVHLLDGSVAARRTPVARAVLDAAGSATYEFDIDWHLDGAPDVDAPVVVHTGSIATVLEPGCRTVAALLDAYRGSATISFDPNVRAALITDHGRTRTQIERLVARSDVVKASDEDLRWLAPDSTPEDVAQRWSMTGPAVVVVTMGGDGAFAVSAAGSVRVPARPVQVVDTVGAGDSFMAGLIDALWSLDLLGAERREQLRAIDLDRLAASVEAAVLSSALTVEQAGAVLPDRATRDAAALESHRGRGREDPPAAS